The window AATCTCTCTTTCGATATGTCCCTTTCGGGTCTCTTCGATGTAATCTACCCAAGCTTTATTTTCGTCTGGAGTCAACGAAGAGATGCCAAGTTGAACAGCCCAACTTCCAGGGTAAACATCTGCCTGTGGATGCTGAGGGCTTATCACACGACTCGCTAAAACTCTGGTGGCCTTGAACTCTTCGCTCCCAGTTGTTGAGTTTCCTGTAACATACTTGGCAATTGAATTCGCCATTGATTCAATATATTTTTGTTTGGCATTGTCACAAGCTTGCTTGTATCGCTGGTCTATAGCTTCGCGTTTCTTCTTATACCATCCAAAATATCTCGGAGCCAGAATTCCGGGGTAGTCGATAGGTATAGTTAGAACCCTTTTTCCAGATCGGTTGAACTTGGTCTTTATCACAACTTTCTTCAAATTAATTACCCTTGGCTTAGTATGTTAACAATTATCTCACCAAACCTCTCCCCAAGTCCTCCACCAAGTCCTCCCAGTGCTCCAGCCCCACGCTCACCCGCAGCAGGTCCTCCGGCGTCCGGCTCTCCGGCCCCTCCACGCTAGCCCGGTGCTCTATCAGGCTCTCGTAGCTCCCCAGGCTCGTCGCTCGAGTGAACAGCCGCGTCCTCGACGCCACCCCAAAGGCCGCCTCCCGCCCTCCCTTCACCTGAAAAGACAGCATCCCCCCAAAACCGCTCATCTGCGCCTTCGCTGATCGATGCCCCGGGTGCGCCGCCAGCCCCGGGTAGTGCACCGCCTTGACCATCGAATGCGACGCCAAAAACTCCGCCACCCTCGACGCGTTCTCGCAGTGCGCCCTCATACGATAAGGCAGCGTCCTGATGCCTCGCATGATGAGCCAGCAGTCAAAGGGCGACGGCACCGCGCCCCCGTTCTGCTGTATGTGCCGCACCTTCTTGAATATCCCCTCGGACTCCCTCGCCACCACCGCGCCGCCCGTCACGTCGCCGTGGCCCCCCAGGTACTTGGTGCTGGAATGCACCGACAGGTCCGCCCCCAGCTCCAGCGGCCGCTGCAAGACCGGCGTCGCCCACGTGTTATCGACCACGCACACCGCCCCGGCCTCGTGCGCGACCTCGACGCACCCCTTTATGTCCACCACCTTCAGCAGCGGGTTCGACGGAGTCTCCACCAGCACCAGCCGGGTTTTCGGCGTCATCGACTTCCTCACTCGCTCCACGTCCGTCATATCGATGAAGCTGACCTTTAGCCCCCACGGCGCCATGATCTCGCGAAGCATCCTTGCCGTCCCGTGGTATATGTCCGACGGCGCGACCACGTGGTCCCCCGGCGCCAGCGACTGGCATACCGCCGTCAGCGCCGCCATCCCTGACGCGAAGGCCGCGCACTCCGCCCCGCCCTCCAGCTTCGCCAGGCACTCCTCCAGCATCGCGCGGTTCGGGTTCCCAGACCGCCCGTAGATAAACCCACGAGGGTAGCTGCCGTCCGTATCGCGCTCAAAGGTCGTCGCCATGTGTATCGGCGGTGTCACCGCCCCCGTCGACGCGTCGGGATGCCTGCCGGCGTGGACCGCCATTGTCTCAATCCTCATGCTGCCTCCTGTGCCCTTCGTCTTAATCGCGCTGATTTTATCACCGTGAGCGCGCTCTTTATCCAGGGAAAACTAAATACGCGCACCCGCCGCCAAATCATGACGCGTAGTTTTATGTAAACCTGGCTGGCAGGCCACTTTTCGTATTAAGCCATATGCACAAACAAAGTTAAGCCCTTAGCACACGCATTTTTCTGCCACGAGTTGTAACACTTATTTGGATAGATGCTGCGTTCCTCTCTGGAACTGTGGCTTAACACGCCATCAAGGTGAAACAAATGAAAATCAAACTTCTCATAATCGCTCTTATCGCCGCCTTCGCGGCCCTGGCGGTAGCATGCGGCGATGACGACGAAAACCCGGGCCTTTTTGACGGGACGCCCACTCCTACCCGCACGCTCCCCGGCGGCAGTGGCAACACACCCCCTGGCTTTGGACCTATAGGCTCCCCTACTCCTTAGGCCTTGCGATTGAAAGTCAATTGAAACCACTAAAGTTGTCAGGAAGAACGTGTCGCCCTGAGACCTTCTTCCGCTGAGCAGCGTTCAACGGGTCTATTTAGTGCCAAAAGCTCTTAAGGACAAATTGAGGAGGAAAAATGAAACTGAAACTTCTGGTTATTACCCTTATCGCAGCCTTCGCGGCCCTGGCCGTGGCGTGCGGCGATGATGAAACCAACACCCCGCGCATTCTTGGGACACCCACACCTACTCGCACGCTCCCCAGTGGTACTGGCACTACGCCTTCGCCCACCACTCCAATCTCTAGCCCAAGCCCCATCAGTTCCCCTAGCCCGATAAGGACAGTGACCCCCACAGCAACGCCCTAACCCCATACGCATCCGTTGCTGTTGGCCTCAATCAACGGACCGTCGGGGAAGCGTCGACTTTCTGATCGACGCTTCCCCTGCAAACATGTATCTAGGAGCCGGGCGAGCGAGCCATTTCCGCCTTGCGATACATTTCTAACAGGCCCCCAGTCACGACGCCGTCGAGGATGGATGCCATGATATGACCCTATGGGTCGGCGTTTCCTCACCCTCGGCCAAAGGGGTAGGGCATCGTTGACTGATGGACTGATATGCGGCCCGCCTCAGGCGGGCCGCATATCAAGTGTCCTGCTCCCCCTTCGCCGCCTCTATCACCCTCCGCAGCGCCTCGGGATTGCGCACCTCCCCCAGATTCACCGCCCTCTCCACAGGTGCGCCCAGCAGCACCCGCTTCACCGGCACCTCCAGCTTCTTCCCGTTCAGCGTGTACGGCACTTCGTCGATGGCATATATGACATCCGGCGTGTACCGAGGCGACAACTCCCGCCTCAGCCTCTCCTTAATCCTCGACTTCACTTCATCCGTCATCACAACCCCCTCCTTCAGCGCGACGAACAGTAGCAACTTCCCCTCTCCGCCAACCTCGCTGGTGTCTACCACCAGGCTATCCGCCACCTCCGGCATCGCCTCCACCACACTGTAGAACTCGCTGGTGCCCATCCTTACCCCACCCCGCTTCAGCGTCGAGTCAGACCTCCCGTAGATTACGCATCCGCCCCGTCGATTTATCTCGATCCAGTCGCCGTGCCGCCACACACCAGGGTATTGCTCAAAATACGCCTCGCGATATCGCGCGTTGTCGGGGTCGTTCCAGAAATATAGCGGCATGGACGGCATCGGCTTCGTTATAACCAGCTCGCCTACCCGTCCCACCACCGGCTTCCCCGCCTCGTTGTACGCCTCCACCGACGCTCCCAGCAATCGGCACGGTATCTCCCCGCTCCGCACCGGCAGCAACGGGCACGCCCCCACAATTCCGGTGCATATGTCCGTGCCGCCGCTGAAAGAGTTCAACAGCGCGTCGCCCTTCACGTGTTCGTACGCCCATCGAAAGCCCTCCGGCGGCAGCGGCGCGCCCGTGGAGCCCACGCCCCTCAGCTTCGACAGGTCATATTTCTTCGACGGCTCCACCCCCTCCTTCATGCAGCTGACCAAATACGGCGCGCTGGCGCCAAAGTAGGTCATCCCCGTGTCCTGGGCAAACTTCCACAAAGCCCCCGAATCTGGATGCGAGGGGTGGCCGTCGTACAGCAGCACCGTCGACCCCACCAGCAGCCCGCCGATGAGAAAGTTCCACATCATCCAGCCCGTCGTCGTGTACCAGAAAAACCTGTCCTCGCTCGTCAAGTCCAGGTGCAGCGACAGCGCCTTCAGGTGTTCCAGAAGTATCCCGCCGTGCCCCTGGACGATGGGCTTGGGCAGTCCTGTCGT is drawn from SAR202 cluster bacterium and contains these coding sequences:
- a CDS encoding acetoacetate--CoA ligase; protein product: MPKESAKRRDQGSEVLWRPSAEVKARANITRYMEWLRERRGLRFRNYQELWQWSVNDLEGFWSSIWEYFQVKAHTPYKRVLNSNEMPGTRWFEGSLLNYAEHALSRRDDHLAVIAYSEARARVTLTYDQLHEQVASMAAGLRRMGVTKGDRVAAYMPNVPEALVAFLATASIGAIWSSCPPEFGLKSVVDRFKQIEPKVLFAVEGYVYRGKPYERMEEVAELARGLPSVERVVMLPLLKARPDLRGIRKGALWEEAQAAGDLEFEPVPFDHPLWVLYSSGTTGLPKPIVQGHGGILLEHLKALSLHLDLTSEDRFFWYTTTGWMMWNFLIGGLLVGSTVLLYDGHPSHPDSGALWKFAQDTGMTYFGASAPYLVSCMKEGVEPSKKYDLSKLRGVGSTGAPLPPEGFRWAYEHVKGDALLNSFSGGTDICTGIVGACPLLPVRSGEIPCRLLGASVEAYNEAGKPVVGRVGELVITKPMPSMPLYFWNDPDNARYREAYFEQYPGVWRHGDWIEINRRGGCVIYGRSDSTLKRGGVRMGTSEFYSVVEAMPEVADSLVVDTSEVGGEGKLLLFVALKEGVVMTDEVKSRIKERLRRELSPRYTPDVIYAIDEVPYTLNGKKLEVPVKRVLLGAPVERAVNLGEVRNPEALRRVIEAAKGEQDT
- a CDS encoding PLP-dependent transferase, whose translation is MRIETMAVHAGRHPDASTGAVTPPIHMATTFERDTDGSYPRGFIYGRSGNPNRAMLEECLAKLEGGAECAAFASGMAALTAVCQSLAPGDHVVAPSDIYHGTARMLREIMAPWGLKVSFIDMTDVERVRKSMTPKTRLVLVETPSNPLLKVVDIKGCVEVAHEAGAVCVVDNTWATPVLQRPLELGADLSVHSSTKYLGGHGDVTGGAVVARESEGIFKKVRHIQQNGGAVPSPFDCWLIMRGIRTLPYRMRAHCENASRVAEFLASHSMVKAVHYPGLAAHPGHRSAKAQMSGFGGMLSFQVKGGREAAFGVASRTRLFTRATSLGSYESLIEHRASVEGPESRTPEDLLRVSVGLEHWEDLVEDLGRGLVR